In one Planktothrix serta PCC 8927 genomic region, the following are encoded:
- a CDS encoding ShlB/FhaC/HecB family hemolysin secretion/activation protein, producing MTSTLLLVLSLFPRQGLSQESSRLTSFSEETPEPLTTEHETNVVPSTVFLPHSTITPSELAYIPPIAPLQTLTFGDISIQNDNSLFSPASGEFCDLQNCPNLAQINIPPQVPQPDPNRDRFLPRPPIPPKPEPPPTPELTPTPTPEPPTPPTDETPIPVQTINVTGSTILTSEEIQTLVTPLENRSVTLTQLRELADQITAIYLERGYITSRAIVPEQTINNGIVEIQVIEGTLENIEVEGIKRLHPSYITSRIRLGAEKPLSTAALEDQLRLLRINPLFESVEASLRAGTQEGQSILIVRVVEAPPFGVSLNIDNYSPPSIGSERMGISVRHLNLTGRGDFLGLSYNTTRLIANGESDIIDALYSIPINPMNGTIQLRLQPYRNRITQDPFDALNIEGKSQRYEISYRQPIIRNPIAELALSFGFAFQDSQTLLDDNGEPFASGPDSKGYTRTSVLKFGQDYVIRDTEGAWALRSQFNLGLDILGATDVGTPNAAFFSWLGQVQRVQRLGEDNLLIAQGDIQLSADPLFPAQQFVIGGALSLRGYRQNVRAGDNGFRISLEDRITLDRNQDSEPVFQLAPFIDFGGVWNHDRNPNRIIGKTFLAGAGLGVIWQPVSGLNLRLDYGLPLIGIDDRGNNIQDDGIYFSVIYTP from the coding sequence GTGACCAGTACCCTATTACTGGTTTTATCTTTATTTCCTCGTCAAGGTCTTTCTCAAGAATCTTCAAGGTTAACCTCCTTTTCTGAGGAAACCCCCGAACCTCTAACAACTGAACACGAGACTAACGTTGTCCCCTCAACAGTATTTCTTCCCCATTCAACAATTACTCCCTCTGAACTCGCCTATATTCCTCCAATTGCGCCGCTACAAACCTTGACCTTTGGGGATATCTCAATACAGAACGATAATTCTCTTTTCTCTCCCGCTTCTGGGGAGTTTTGTGATCTTCAAAATTGTCCTAATTTAGCCCAAATTAATATCCCCCCGCAAGTTCCCCAACCTGATCCTAACAGAGATCGATTTTTACCTCGACCCCCGATCCCCCCGAAACCCGAACCTCCGCCAACCCCTGAATTAACACCCACTCCAACCCCGGAACCCCCAACTCCGCCAACGGATGAAACCCCTATTCCCGTTCAAACGATTAACGTCACAGGGAGTACAATTCTGACATCAGAGGAAATTCAAACCTTAGTGACCCCTCTGGAAAATCGTTCCGTCACCCTGACCCAACTGCGGGAACTCGCCGATCAAATTACAGCCATTTATTTAGAAAGGGGTTATATTACCTCTAGGGCAATTGTTCCTGAACAAACGATCAATAATGGCATTGTCGAGATTCAGGTCATAGAAGGAACCTTAGAAAATATTGAAGTTGAAGGGATAAAACGCCTCCATCCGTCTTATATCACCAGTCGCATTCGTTTAGGCGCTGAAAAACCCCTCAGTACCGCCGCTTTAGAAGATCAATTGCGACTCTTAAGAATTAACCCCTTATTTGAAAGTGTAGAAGCCAGTTTAAGGGCTGGAACCCAAGAAGGCCAAAGTATTTTAATTGTGCGCGTAGTGGAAGCGCCGCCTTTTGGGGTAAGTCTGAATATTGATAACTATTCCCCCCCCAGTATCGGTTCAGAACGCATGGGGATTAGTGTCCGTCATCTTAACCTCACGGGTCGAGGAGACTTTCTAGGACTGTCCTACAATACCACTCGCTTAATTGCTAATGGGGAGTCGGATATTATTGATGCGTTGTATAGTATTCCCATCAACCCCATGAACGGAACAATACAACTGCGACTCCAACCTTACCGAAATCGCATTACTCAAGATCCCTTTGATGCGTTGAATATTGAGGGGAAATCTCAACGCTATGAAATTAGCTATCGTCAACCGATTATCCGTAACCCTATCGCTGAATTAGCGTTGTCTTTTGGTTTTGCGTTTCAAGACAGTCAAACCCTTTTAGATGATAACGGAGAACCCTTTGCATCCGGGCCAGATAGTAAAGGGTATACTCGCACCAGTGTTTTAAAATTTGGACAGGATTATGTAATTCGGGATACAGAAGGGGCTTGGGCTTTGCGATCGCAATTTAACCTGGGTTTAGATATCCTCGGCGCTACAGATGTTGGTACACCCAACGCTGCTTTTTTCAGTTGGTTAGGTCAAGTCCAACGGGTACAACGTCTTGGCGAAGATAACCTGCTGATTGCACAAGGGGATATTCAATTATCGGCTGATCCGTTATTTCCGGCTCAACAATTTGTCATTGGAGGCGCACTATCCCTCAGAGGATATCGTCAAAACGTGCGGGCTGGAGATAATGGTTTTCGGATTTCCCTTGAAGATCGAATTACTCTCGATCGTAATCAAGACTCTGAACCTGTATTTCAACTAGCTCCCTTTATTGATTTTGGTGGGGTTTGGAATCATGACCGC